The window TTGAGGTCTTCTCTTACATGTAACGTCCAAAACTTTTAAACTGTcttaactttaacttttacttcacatgttttaacaaaaaaaaaaatcctcccTACTAAATTTCTAATAACCTGCTGAAGTATATCCATGATGAATTTCTTTACACAAGTTTCTTAAGCCCTTGGCTGCTACATGTGAGCAGTCGTGCGTGACTGTAAACTCTTTCCTTTGCTGGCCCCTGAAGATGAATGTATCTACATTTGAAACATGTTGCGCACTTCTTAATCTGTGATtaggaatttaaataaatagtggaGGGAGACTTcaagttttttcttttcaccctaactaatttatgtttttaactATCTGATCATATTTTTTAGGAAACTATTCCTCTGAATTTCAAGAATTTGATAGAGGCATCTCGAATAACCATGTCACTAGTGTCGCTGGTGAATCCAGTActgaaatattacaaaataccaTACCACAGAATGGAAGTCGTAAGCGTTCAACATCATCATCGAGTAACTCATCATCCTCGTCTAGTACATCGTCGTCTAGTACATCGTCGTCATCCAGTTCTTCGTCCAAGTCAGATCCTTTTGGAAGCGATGACAGCGTACGTGATCCTACATACCAATTAGAAGGCGAGTCAGATATTGAAAATGAAGTATCTGTTGAGCAAATAGgaaaagaaaagtgaaaaatcCTACTTTAGTTGAAATAACcgctaaaaaaagaaaatttaatccTGAACTATGGCAAAAGAAagtaagcaaaaaattaagaaatgcagGTGAAAGCTACAGTTATTCAAGTATTATAAGAAGAGAAGATGGTaccaaagaaaaaatagaaaaagaacgCCCAGCTAGATCACTCAAGCCCCCATGTGAAAATAAATGTAGATTAAAATGTTTCGAGAAAATACCTGAGAATAGTAGGCTGAAaatatttgaagattattgGAAGTTGCAGACTGTTGAACAGAAAAGAGTTTATTTCTTCAAATCTGCAAACCATTaagccaaaatataaatacagtAATGTAGAAAACCCACGGAAACcaaataatgcatattattttattgtagatAACATACATATGAGGGTGTGTAAACGTTTTTTCATCTCAACACTagacattaataataaagtgaTTGAAACTGTGATCAAGAAACGAAAACACTGTGACAGTTCGATCGTATTGGAAATCGACAGACGAGGGAAGTATGAAAATCATTATAAAGTTGATGAGAATATTAAGAACGATATAAGAGATCACATACGGTCCATACCACGTATTGAGAGCCACTATTGTCAATCTCATACAAAAAAGGAGTATATAGAGGGAAGTCGAACAATGGCAGATCTTCATCGCGACTACCAGAAAATATGTGAAGAGCAAAAGAAACCAGCTGCAAACTACTTAATGTACTGCAAGATCTTTAATCAGGAGTTTAATATTGCATTCCATTTACCTAAAAAGGATCAGTGCGAATTGTGTTTGCAATACAGCAATGGTAGTGAAAAAGAGAAACAAGCTATGCAAGAAACATATGAAACACACATAAGAGAGAAGGATTTGAGTAGAATCGAGAAAGACGCAGATAAGAATAATGCAGATCCATTCACAAAAGTTATGGTGTATGATATGCAAGCAATACTACCATGTCCTGTTGGAGAAGCATCCTCCTTCTATTATGTTTCCAAACTAAATGTGTTCAATTTCACTTTGTACGACCTAAAGAGTAATGAAGGAACCTGCTATCTATGGCATGAAGCAGAAGCCCGTAGGGGAGCGAACGAAATCGgtagttgcattttttatttctttcaaaaaatgtgTGAGACTACTGATACCGGAGATGGATTGAAAATAATCCTCTACTCAAATAATTGCGCTGGCCGAAACAAAAATCAGTTTGTCCTGGCTAGTTACCTGTTtgcaataaaatcatttaatataaaaaccattACACATAAGTTTTTGATAACCGGACACTCTCAAAATGAAGGGGATAGTGTTCATGCGACTATAGACAGAGAAATTAAAAGATATAAGAAATCCAATTCAATGTATGTTCCCGACCAGTATGCATGTCTCATACGCACAGCTAAAAAAACTGGCACCCCATACAATGTACACGAAATATGCCATCAAGATGTTAAAGATTTCAAAGCTTTGGCGTCCGACCTGCAAAtcaatttcccaaaaaattttcgattttctgatgttaaagtttttgaattagaTAAGAATAATTTGGAAACTTTGTCCTACAAGACGTCATACGATGAAGAATTTAGACAAgttcaaattaatattaaaaatcgtAGAAGCCAAGAACCAAAGCAAGTTATTAATCTTCAGCCAGCTTACAAAACAAAAGTTGGTATCTCAGATACTAAAAAGAATGGCCTGAtagatctaataaaaaaaaagaagtgtGTGCCGATGtattatttgagtttttttgagcGTTTGTAAATGTTTCTAGTTTATtctgcatttaaattatttttttagtttgctTATTCTAGCAGTGGATTCTTGTCTTTCTTTTTATAcgtagttttaaaaaaacttgttaTAAGTGTTTATGACAAAGATAATTTTAAGCCATTATCCAGGTTTTAATTTGGTTACCTacttaagaaaatgttttttgttccttttattattatggGTAATATAGGTATTTACTTACTATAAATGCTAGgtttttggtttattaattttgggaAATACTCAGtagtttcttgttttttgttgtACTAAATCTAATAGATGCTAGTTGTTTATCTGATAAAGATAGTTTAATTTGCAATGCTGTTGTTTCTAAGATTAAATATTCTTgtgaaatattcaattttttctttttgttttaatacttGAAGTAATTAATGATTTGATGCAGACATCTTTTTCAATTTGGTTGAAATTTTGAGCATTGCCTACCAAAAAACCCCTTATTTGCCATAAGAAATAAAGAAGTAGCTTTGCCtgttttatattcaaaaagGTTAAATTCTGTCAAATTCTCCCTAATCTTGAGCagtaccaaaaaattaatattaccatTCAATAGAGGCAAAAAATCAGTAACACaagttaaacaaattatcatcCTATcaagacctaaaaaataataacaaaaatatcaaaaaagtcaACATCTTTAAACGCCTCTCCTGAAAAATGAGTAATTTTGAGATGTCACCTTCTTCTTCCGGGTGCACGATATATTTTTGCATGTTTCCTTAACAATTCTTGCTATGGTGCGATTCCAAGGCGATGTGTATATGAGAGATCAGTAAAAGTATTTCCACTTGCCAAGTATCTGAAAGAAAGGTAAcctatataaatacaaatttaaactttgtttaagtttttatgCTTTTATACTTTGTGTAAAGATTGAATTTGAGATGTTTCTGAAGATGCAGCGATCGGGTTTTTGATGCGCTTGTTATGAAAAATAGCGTACATCTCGGGACAAAATGCGATCATTTCAACTCATGAGATGATATGTCCCTTGATAtgtaatatactatttttttactcaTATTTCAGAAGATGCTGtggtggaaaaatggaaaaatattagaGATGCCTTCAGTAAATCACTCAAGAAGAAAACAGGcgataaatataagaaaaagtaTTTGTACCACGAGCATCTCTTATTCCTACTTGCGATATTGGAAAAAGCCGAAACGGAAGAAAGTTTCCATAACAACGCTAAGGAAGGGTCCGAAACGGGCGAAAATGGTTCACAAACGCATAGTGACAAAGGAGGCGACAATATTAAAGAAGTTAAGCGACCAACTATCAAGAAACAAAAGACGACAGACGACGCGGAGAAAGCAATAATAAAAGCATTGGAGAAAACCCAAACTCCTTCTCAACAGAAAGTTGATGAAGATGAATCATTTTTTGCCTCACTTCTTCCATCAGTACGGAGATTAAGCCCCGACGACAAACTGCAGTTTCGGGTAGAAGTGATGCAGTTACTTCAAAGGAAATTAAACGTTGTTCGCCAAGGTCCCGTATCAGCCTCTTCGTATTTTTCGAATTACTCTTCCCCTCAGGGTCAGAAATCACAAGTGTCACTCCTGCACCTTCGACATCGTATggatcttagaacattgaaaggctagaagtagcatgccgtggaactatgggcatgtttgtttgcttgcaacatctctgatacaatgatgccaaatgcttatagagaaatggcaaaaatcactttataatatcataaaagttttcagttttttccgaaaacttaaaacaatactactgctcccctttaataaaatatcaagcattttttaaaaataaatttgataagatactctatatcgaaatCAATATAcgtgaaatatgaaaataaagtacgaagaaacgagaaaacggtaatggcatcgcaacgccgctcgatcgcattgttgacgccaccgatacaagcactctctaccagtgacgtcgtcaacaaatatttacctgataaatttttattaattattatagagtttaagtataagtaatattaccatttatgagctatttatgtgtttttttaacggacttcgttagaagaaggtcctaataaaaggcagcatttttgtcaaagcatttttatggaaataaaatattttattaaaatattatagatttcttaataaatcatgttttaagacaacattttttaacattttgcaaaattttattattgttatattggacaaaactcaattttacatcacttactttaaatcacataatatatacttctatggtgctgactttttcaaagggacagtattgcttcagcggaaagggttaaaactacaaggatgttcaaattgtgaaggagttgcaggttttttataggttataagatttttattatgagtatttagcctgtacaatggttttgagataTTTAACAGTGAcatatataatacctaataccaattattatatcatattaatttatactaaaaaacaaagcttacctaagaataaagtagtaatatacaaacaagtacttttacaagtcaaataaaatatgtaatatgttcgaaaatcatgttattatttcttaagtattttaataataacttgagacatctaattcaatttctttggcgcaaatttgtttgttgcaatcttcgaattttaattttttgttctttattttttttccataatttggtgacaagttatttagcttttaaaagatcctcaggatatcattttgattttaccctagagtagtatacataaaaatatagtattaccaatattaaaaagaaaaaaattaaaaaaatgtattatgataatccaattgatcaataaaatgtattttattataaagaatctttgaaatatcatacatttgattaattgcatttaattacaaatataacacaataaaatactatatcacttgtaaaataagatatatagaataagatgatacatggcataaaagtcttatttgtacttagagaaagaattgaacaataatttttaaatgtgctataattatgtctattttgagtatatttttaccttttccatgcagagtcagggaatgtgtagcagttaaacaaaaaaggattggatgggaaatagtaattgttgacctagaccccacagtaactattaatctcagatgcagttattgttgatgatgaatgatcaaatctgtaattatacaaaatttggtgtatcaagaatactaatttattttaattatccatacttgtctatattagcttcactgtttcacctatataccattttggaaagaagtttttgcactcttcaggaaaactacccagctttgaagggtaaatcacttggtaaattaactgaattatcggctgctgtgtttttaaccagtgcattagaaatcctagtaaaaaaatagttttacacacatacctaatttaataagtattaggtataaataaagcttatatgagtaacactaatactttttgtgacgatttttttatactagaaaaatatatttaaaaaaaaattacctttaaggtagagctgactggctactgataatattatcttccttatataataaatcacttctaaggatgtgatctgaacaaatatattctttttaattgtgttgatttcaattaatgaaatccattgttccctttgggcatatattaggcaatttataataagtatttgacatttaatcaaaaagcaaaaaaaaatacagtaataaattaatatgtggtgccaattactatatatatatatatatatatatatatatatatatatatatatatatataggtatatgggtattatgccatctttctgccaaaacaacaaaaaaaaacataaaatcctgcaataaaaccagggacaaaattctagttttatattttttatagtctattgatagatgaatatgttcaaaaatatatttagatttaaaaatataaatattttggtattttacacacactttcacattcaagtttttattaggtttatatctataagatcccctattctacgtttatgatgatggttaccccatgacgtgatgttatgaaagtatcggtacttacttgcgaaaagatcggcttgaatcacctttttatcatgatgcggcacaaacgacacaagtttttgccatcctagcaatttaaaaaaacactaaaatgtggcctttttccttttgaaaccaaaaaattaaagaaaatacacgaatcccgaacataaacaaaaagccgtttgacagatgacactatgcGTATGGCTCAGACGCTAAAGTTCCGgcgttgtcgcttcaaattttttagaaacggttttagggataagaatgttaataattttgttttttttttgcttaaggatattatatttattcttaaaataggttaattgtagtatttatgttttttaatttaaattttcctataaaatacaacacaagtaagttaaattaacgttattatggctgttaaaatatagcaaaaaatttcctccgttggaaattcgcgtcgacttgacaacagagaatcgacaaatatgtttgtaaacaacacacccctcttgcccctgtgcacatgttggactcaaacaaagttgttgtttactaattctagcctttcaatgttctaaggtatgGATACTCTTCTTTTCCTCAACGCCAAAGCTTCCCTACACCTTCACTATATTCATCCACTCATACACCTCTCCAATCTCCTACCCTTGATGTTGACGATTTTTCACAGTCCCAGTACCAACAATATTAGTAAATAAGATATTCACTAAAATATTCGTTAAATAAGATACTGTAATGTGCCGACCTACATATCATACATATTATTTGAACATCCCTGTATTTCCCTATTTTTCCATTCACATAGATTAGTAAATACTTTATCTTGTTTTTGTATTAAGgataaaacttaatatatttgtttcgTTCTTATAGATTAGCTAATtactttattatgtatttttccCATCGTAATATTATCTTCGACTCAATAAAACCATTCTTTgtataatagttaaatattaatttgtaagAAGATTAGGGGTAATTAAGTTGTTTTGTCATTCTAAGAAAGTTATTTACTTTCTCATAATAGAAGTTGGATTTTGGATATTCAATTAAgatattattgttataattattagtaCCTATTGATAAAACGAGAATATATTGTACGACAGAAGGAAGAGCAAAAGACTTACAGTGAGAACTCCGTAACAGTTTAAATCTTGTTTAtagttttaactttaataaatatataaaaagtgctCCAGTGCATTATTTCCAAACGGTCCATTACAAAAACTggtgtcagaagtgggattCTCGTCATCCTGAAAAAGCTTGAAGCTGTGCCATTAGTTCCTGGGATCATTCCAGAGAATCACATCTAAAAGCATCTGAAAGGGGTAAGAACTTCAAGTACCTGATATGTCTTCCAAACCTTGGACATAGAGGCTTAGTGGACTACGCAGAAGAATCACCCATTTCAACTGTAAAGACCAGCCAGGATATGCATCTTGGAAGCCTTATAGTCATACTGTAAGTCAAATCTTTATGTATCCAGATCTTTCATCATTATTCAACGAAGAATTTAATCCTATTTCAAATCAAATTCAAACAATGTCTCTTTCCTTGGAATTAGCAGAAAAAATGTTAGTCTGTTTCGATGGTACAAAATCTAAACtttatgattttattgataatgCCGAAAGTGCAATTAAGCTTGTTAAAcctgattgtaaaaatattttattcgcAATAATACTATCAAAAATTACTGACAATGCTAAGGTTTTAATCCGAAATcgcgattttgaaaattggaatgaattaaaaacctatttaataGAAATCTATTCTGAAAAAAGATCTTTAAGTCAAAGACAATTGGAATTAAcgtcatgtaaacaaaatattggCGAAAGTGTTATTTCATATTCTAATAAAGTAGAAAATTGCTATATTCAATTAATCAATTCTTTAGATATGGATCTTGCAAAAGAAGCACGTGAAGCTTGtgtaaatttactaaaaaatcaaaCTCTTAATGTCTTTATAACTGGCCTAAATCGAGAATTAGGTATTTTAGTCAAATCTCAAAATCCAGATTCACTAGAGAAAGCTATATCAATTGCATTAAACGAAGAACAAGAGCAAAAGTCTAAAACTGAAATATCTAAATATCAATCTGTTAATAACTCTACTACCCGCCATTGCTTTAATTGTAACAAACCTGGACATACAACCATAAACTGTCGCTTTAATCGAAATCAAAGGCAAAATTCATTTTCTCATCAAAACTCTTTTAACAGGAATCCTTTTTCAAATAGTCAAATTCGACATTTATCacataatcaaaaattttgtagATATTGCAAAAAGTCTGGTCACTTAATTAAAGAATGTCGTAAGCGcgaatacaataataaaatgagaaatcaaaatcaatttcctaataataatccaaataattctaataattcTCGTTCCAATAATCAACATAGAGGTTTTAACCAAAATCGAATTACTAATCAAAGTTCTAGCGTAAATCAAGGTCTCCCAAATATCTCAAATCTTTCTTTAAACTCCAACGGTCCTCGACAATCCACGGCCGTTGCGAGGGACATTCATCACATTCAGGCCGAATCTCAATAATCAATCCTAAAGTCACTACTCATGTATCTCTTCAATGTCCAGAACTCCAAAACAACTCTCTTAATTTTCTTATTGATACAGGAgccgatatttctttaattaaaatctccaaactaaattcaaattcaCAAAAATTCTTTGATAATCCCATTGTATTGAAAGGCATTGATAACAATATTTTAGAACCTAATAAGACACTATTTTACTCATATCTTAATCTCAAAATAGGTCACAATGATTACCTTCACGTATTTCATGCTGTAAATGATGATTTTCCAATTTCATTTGACGGGATAATTGGCAAtgattttctcttaaaatataattctttGTTGGATTatcaaaattctaaattaaaaatcaatagcGATGAAACTTCATTATTCTATCTTCAAAATCTAGGAAATTCGCAAGATAATCTTTTAATGGAACCTCCAATAAATTTTGATTCTAATTTCACagaagaatatattttaaaacctcGCTGTGAAACAGTTgttagaataaatattattaatcccGAATTAAAAGAAGGTATATGTCCCGAAGTAACTGTTCTTGATGGTGTGCACGTTTGTCCTAGTTTAGTAAAAGTAAATACCAATAATACCGCCTTAACTTCTATCTTAAACACAACTGAAagaccaattaaaataaaaaatatcgctATAACCCTCGATGAAATTCCTCAATCAAATAAATCTAATGTTTTTAACATCTCTGAACAATATTCCTCCTCGGTAAATCAAAAAGCCCATCGTCTCCaggaaatttcaaatttgttacgcgattcacatttaaataaagaagaaaaagaaagttTAACTCGCATATGTCACAGTTATCATAACATTTTCCATTTGGAAAATGATAGATTATCCTCTACTAATGCTGTTGTTCATGATATTCCTACAAATTCCAATGT of the Anthonomus grandis grandis chromosome 3, icAntGran1.3, whole genome shotgun sequence genome contains:
- the LOC126734661 gene encoding uncharacterized protein LOC126734661, with protein sequence MSLSLELAEKMLVCFDGTKSKLYDFIDNAESAIKLVKPDCKNILFAIILSKITDNAKVLIRNRDFENWNELKTYLIEIYSEKRSLSQRQLELTSCKQNIGESVISYSNKVENCYIQLINSLDMDLAKEAREACVNLLKNQTLNVFITGLNRELGILVKSQNPDSLEKAISIALNEEQEQKSKTEISKYQSVNNSTTRHCFNCNKPGHTTINCRFNRNQRQNSFSHQNSFNRNPFSNSQIRHLSHNQKFCRYCKKSGHLIKECRKREY